One segment of Formicincola oecophyllae DNA contains the following:
- the rpsE gene encoding 30S ribosomal protein S5: MARDARDSRGGRDRNREEGDEFIDKLVTINRVAKVVKGGRRFAFAALVVVGDQKGRVGYGAGKAREVPEAIRKATERARKTMIRVPLKEGRTLHHDAQGHFGAGKVVVRAADAGTGIIAGGPMRAVFESLGVSDVVTKSLGTRNPHNMIKATFDALSRAASPRQVAARRGKKPSELFGRRETTEGQNV, from the coding sequence ATGGCACGTGATGCACGAGACAGCCGGGGCGGTCGTGACCGCAACCGTGAAGAGGGTGATGAGTTCATTGACAAACTCGTCACCATTAACCGTGTTGCCAAGGTGGTTAAGGGTGGACGTCGTTTTGCCTTTGCAGCTTTGGTAGTGGTTGGTGACCAGAAAGGCCGTGTAGGCTATGGCGCTGGCAAGGCCCGCGAGGTGCCTGAAGCCATTCGCAAAGCTACAGAGCGCGCCCGCAAGACCATGATCCGCGTTCCCCTTAAGGAGGGCCGCACCCTTCATCACGATGCCCAGGGCCATTTTGGCGCTGGCAAAGTGGTGGTGCGTGCTGCTGATGCTGGTACAGGCATCATCGCGGGTGGCCCTATGCGTGCCGTTTTTGAGAGCCTGGGCGTAAGTGATGTGGTGACCAAAAGCCTTGGTACCCGCAACCCACACAATATGATCAAGGCAACCTTTGACGCCTTGTCACGTGCCGCCAGCCCCCGCCAGGTGGCTGCGCGCCGTGGCAAGAAGCCTTCAGAGCTTTTTGGGCGTCGTGAAACCACGGAGGGGCAGAATGTCTGA
- the rplR gene encoding 50S ribosomal protein L18 yields the protein MATSHALRARRQQRLRYQLRRKGAGRPRLSVFRSNKNIHVQVIDDAAGHTLAAASTLEKELRNAGKFGGNIDAAAAIGRLIAERAKAAGINEVVFDRGPYLYHGRVKALADAAREGGLSF from the coding sequence ATGGCTACGTCCCATGCATTGCGGGCGCGCCGTCAGCAGCGCCTGCGTTACCAGTTGCGCCGCAAGGGCGCTGGCCGTCCGCGCCTGTCGGTTTTCCGCTCCAACAAAAACATTCACGTCCAGGTGATCGACGATGCGGCTGGCCATACCTTGGCTGCAGCCTCCACCCTGGAAAAAGAGCTGCGCAACGCTGGCAAGTTTGGGGGCAATATTGATGCTGCCGCTGCCATCGGGCGCTTGATTGCAGAGCGTGCCAAGGCCGCTGGCATCAACGAGGTCGTGTTTGACCGTGGCCCTTACCTGTACCATGGCCGCGTGAAAGCGCTGGCTGATGCCGCCCGTGAAGGCGGGCTTTCGTTCTAA
- the rplF gene encoding 50S ribosomal protein L6: MSRVGKHPVTLPDGVKATLDNGVCTIKGKRGELSLPLTEAVSVEIEGNEITVTPVKTRQGLNTAMWGTTRALIANMVTGVTEGFTKGLEIQGTGFRAAVQGKNLVMNLGFSHDVVYPIPEGIKITTPKPTSIVVEGNDKQHVGQVALDLRNFRKPEPYKGKGVRYENEVLLRKEGKKK, translated from the coding sequence ATGTCACGCGTTGGTAAACATCCTGTCACGCTTCCTGATGGCGTCAAAGCTACCCTCGATAATGGTGTTTGCACCATCAAGGGCAAGCGTGGCGAACTAAGCCTTCCTTTGACAGAAGCTGTTTCCGTCGAGATTGAAGGCAATGAGATCACTGTGACGCCAGTCAAGACTCGCCAGGGTCTTAACACCGCCATGTGGGGCACCACCCGTGCCCTCATTGCCAACATGGTCACAGGTGTGACTGAAGGCTTCACTAAAGGTCTTGAAATTCAGGGCACTGGTTTCCGCGCTGCTGTGCAGGGCAAAAACCTAGTTATGAACCTGGGTTTCTCTCATGATGTCGTCTATCCAATTCCGGAAGGCATCAAGATCACCACCCCTAAGCCCACCAGCATTGTGGTTGAGGGCAACGACAAGCAGCACGTCGGCCAAGTGGCGCTCGACCTTCGCAATTTCCGTAAGCCTGAGCCTTATAAAGGTAAAGGCGTGCGTTATGAAAACGAAGTTCTGCTGCGCAAGGAAGGTAAGAAGAAGTAA
- the rpsH gene encoding 30S ribosomal protein S8: MSMSDPLGDMLTRIRNAQRARHATCTAPASKLRGNVLEALKREGYIRGYEREEIRKGIAQFSIELKYSEGEPVIRELQRVSKPGRRVYSGIKDLPRIYGGLGVSILSTPRGVLSDTEARAANVGGEVLCRVF; the protein is encoded by the coding sequence ATGTCCATGTCCGACCCGCTGGGTGATATGCTCACCCGCATCCGTAATGCTCAGCGTGCCCGCCATGCCACCTGCACGGCGCCCGCTTCCAAGCTGCGCGGCAACGTTCTTGAAGCATTGAAGCGCGAAGGCTACATCCGTGGTTATGAGCGTGAAGAAATCCGCAAGGGTATCGCCCAGTTCAGCATTGAGCTGAAATATTCTGAAGGTGAGCCCGTCATTCGCGAACTCCAGCGCGTTTCAAAGCCTGGTCGCCGCGTCTATTCCGGCATCAAGGACTTGCCACGCATCTATGGTGGGCTGGGTGTTTCCATCCTTTCCACGCCGCGCGGTGTCTTGTCAGACACCGAGGCACGCGCTGCCAATGTTGGCGGCGAAGTTCTCTGCCGCGTTTTCTAA
- the rpsN gene encoding 30S ribosomal protein S14, translating to MAKLSAVTRNNRRAAMAKRDKTKRTALKNIINDRNLPIEERFEATIKLAAMPRNGSETRVRLRCRLTGRPRANYRKFGLSRIALRELASTGQIPGMVKASW from the coding sequence ATGGCAAAGCTTTCTGCGGTGACGCGCAACAACCGTCGTGCGGCTATGGCCAAGCGCGACAAAACCAAGCGCACCGCCCTGAAAAACATCATCAACGATCGCAACCTTCCTATCGAAGAGCGTTTTGAAGCCACCATTAAGCTGGCTGCCATGCCGCGCAATGGTTCTGAGACGCGTGTTCGTCTGCGCTGCCGCCTCACTGGCCGTCCGCGCGCTAATTATCGCAAATTCGGTCTGAGCCGTATCGCCCTGCGTGAACTGGCCTCTACAGGTCAGATTCCCGGCATGGTCAAAGCGAGCTGGTAA
- the rplE gene encoding 50S ribosomal protein L5, with the protein MSEKQTPRLQREYQDVLRGKLKEQFGYTNPMQIPRLEKIVLNMGVGEAVGDQKVLDAAVRDMALITGQKPVKTVARKAIAGFKIREGLPIGCKVTLRRERMFEFLDRLITIAMPRIRDFRGLPPNKGFDGHGNFALGLKEQIVFPEIDYDKVDAVRGMDVIFVTSAKSDKEAKALLKAFNLPIAA; encoded by the coding sequence ATGAGCGAGAAACAGACCCCCCGTCTTCAGCGGGAGTATCAGGACGTTCTGCGTGGCAAGCTGAAAGAGCAGTTCGGCTACACCAATCCGATGCAGATTCCCCGCCTTGAGAAAATCGTTCTCAACATGGGTGTGGGCGAAGCGGTTGGCGATCAGAAAGTGCTGGATGCCGCTGTGCGTGACATGGCCCTCATCACCGGTCAGAAGCCTGTCAAAACAGTGGCCCGTAAAGCCATTGCTGGCTTCAAAATTCGTGAAGGCCTGCCTATTGGCTGCAAGGTGACGTTGCGTCGTGAGCGCATGTTTGAATTCCTTGATCGCCTGATCACCATTGCTATGCCGCGCATCCGCGATTTTCGCGGCCTGCCCCCCAATAAGGGCTTTGATGGCCACGGCAATTTCGCGCTTGGCCTTAAAGAGCAGATCGTTTTCCCAGAAATCGATTACGACAAGGTTGATGCCGTCAGGGGCATGGACGTGATTTTCGTCACTTCTGCCAAATCTGACAAAGAAGCGAAGGCGCTGCTCAAGGCCTTTAATCTGCCGATCGCCGCCTGA
- the rplX gene encoding 50S ribosomal protein L24: MAARIRKGDQVMVTTGRSRGVRGEVLSVAPKTGKAVVRGANVVKRHSKPDRFGQGGGIIEKEMPIDLSNLALIDPKTDKVTKVSFRILEGGRKVRVARKSGEVIG, translated from the coding sequence ATGGCTGCCCGTATCAGGAAAGGTGACCAGGTCATGGTCACCACAGGCCGCTCACGTGGCGTCCGTGGCGAAGTGCTGTCAGTTGCCCCCAAAACGGGTAAGGCTGTTGTGCGTGGCGCCAATGTCGTGAAACGTCATTCCAAGCCGGACCGTTTTGGGCAAGGTGGCGGCATCATTGAAAAAGAGATGCCGATTGACCTGTCCAACCTGGCGCTGATCGATCCCAAGACCGACAAGGTCACCAAGGTGAGCTTTCGCATTCTTGAGGGTGGCCGCAAGGTGCGTGTCGCGCGCAAATCTGGCGAAGTGATCGGCTGA
- the rplN gene encoding 50S ribosomal protein L14 has translation MIQPETNLDVADNSGARKVQCIKVLGGSKRKSASVGDIIVVSVKEAIPRGKVKKGDVHQAVVVRTAYPVKRADGSVIRFDRNAAVLINKQQEPIGTRIFGPVVRELRARKFMKIISLAPEVL, from the coding sequence ATGATCCAACCCGAGACCAATCTTGACGTGGCGGACAATTCCGGCGCGCGCAAGGTGCAGTGCATCAAGGTACTGGGCGGCTCAAAGCGGAAGAGTGCCTCGGTCGGCGACATCATCGTCGTGTCCGTCAAAGAGGCCATTCCCCGCGGCAAGGTGAAAAAAGGCGACGTCCATCAGGCTGTCGTTGTTCGCACCGCCTACCCTGTGAAGCGCGCTGACGGTTCCGTCATTCGTTTTGACCGCAATGCGGCTGTGCTGATCAACAAGCAGCAGGAGCCGATCGGCACCCGTATCTTCGGGCCGGTCGTGCGTGAGCTGCGTGCACGCAAGTTCATGAAAATCATTTCGCTTGCGCCGGAGGTGCTGTAA
- the rpsQ gene encoding 30S ribosomal protein S17, with protein sequence MPRRVLTGRVTSDKMDKTVTVLVNRRVMHPLYKKFIRRSKKYAAHDEANACKIGDVVRIEECAPISRRKTWTVVNQNGADVRGAAQAPAKA encoded by the coding sequence ATGCCCAGGCGCGTCCTGACGGGACGTGTGACCAGCGACAAGATGGACAAGACCGTTACGGTTCTTGTCAATCGCCGCGTCATGCACCCGCTTTATAAGAAGTTCATCCGCCGCTCTAAAAAATATGCGGCGCATGATGAAGCCAATGCCTGCAAGATTGGCGATGTGGTGCGTATCGAAGAATGCGCCCCCATTTCCCGTCGCAAAACATGGACGGTCGTGAACCAGAATGGTGCAGACGTCCGCGGAGCCGCTCAGGCTCCCGCAAAAGCGTAA
- the rpmC gene encoding 50S ribosomal protein L29 — translation MAEAYKIADLRAKSPDELKALLVQLKRDQINQRFAVATGQSEQTSPIKQTRRAVARIKTLLNEMKLKAEAKASAKS, via the coding sequence ATGGCTGAAGCCTACAAAATCGCTGACCTGCGTGCCAAAAGCCCTGATGAGCTTAAGGCTCTCCTGGTTCAGCTCAAGCGTGACCAGATCAACCAGCGTTTTGCTGTTGCCACTGGCCAGTCTGAGCAGACCAGTCCCATTAAGCAGACCCGCCGTGCTGTAGCGCGCATTAAGACCCTGCTTAATGAAATGAAATTGAAGGCCGAGGCCAAAGCCTCCGCCAAGTCCTGA
- the rplP gene encoding 50S ribosomal protein L16 yields the protein MLSPKRTKFRKAHKGRIHGLAKSGTQLNFGAYGLKALEPERVTARQIEASRRAITRAMKRAGRVWIRIFPDLPVSTKPAEVRMGSGKGAPEYWAARVKPGRILFEIEGVPLDVARTALALGAAKLPIKTRFIQRIGE from the coding sequence ATGCTTTCACCGAAACGGACAAAGTTTCGCAAAGCCCATAAAGGCCGCATTCATGGCCTGGCCAAAAGTGGCACGCAGCTGAATTTCGGCGCCTATGGGCTTAAGGCCTTGGAGCCGGAGCGTGTCACCGCACGCCAGATTGAGGCTTCTCGTCGTGCCATCACCCGCGCCATGAAACGTGCAGGCCGTGTGTGGATCCGTATTTTTCCGGATCTGCCCGTCTCGACAAAACCTGCTGAAGTGCGTATGGGTTCCGGCAAAGGCGCTCCCGAATATTGGGCCGCCCGCGTCAAACCAGGCCGTATCCTGTTTGAGATCGAGGGGGTGCCCCTTGATGTCGCCCGCACGGCTCTGGCCCTTGGTGCTGCCAAGCTGCCCATCAAGACGCGCTTCATTCAGCGCATCGGAGAGTGA
- the rpsC gene encoding 30S ribosomal protein S3, protein MGHKVNPIGLRLGVNRTWDSRWFAGDDYGRLLHEDLKLRKFLQKRLRGAGVSRIVIERPAKKPRITIYAARPGVIIGKKGQDIDALRKQLSRMAGTDVALNIVEIRKPEIDATLVADNIAQQLERRVAFRRAMKRSIQSAMRLGAQGIRITCGGRLGGAEIARVEQYREGRVPLHTLRADIDYGTATAHTTYGSCGVKVWIFKGEILAHDPLAQDRRAAEQAPQR, encoded by the coding sequence ATGGGACACAAGGTTAATCCGATTGGGCTGCGCCTGGGCGTCAACCGCACCTGGGACAGTCGTTGGTTCGCTGGTGATGACTATGGTCGTCTGCTTCATGAAGATCTGAAGCTGCGCAAATTCCTCCAGAAACGTCTCCGTGGCGCTGGCGTCTCACGCATCGTCATTGAGCGTCCTGCTAAAAAGCCGCGCATCACCATTTATGCTGCGCGCCCTGGCGTTATCATCGGCAAGAAGGGCCAGGACATCGATGCGCTGCGCAAGCAGCTCAGCCGCATGGCTGGCACGGATGTGGCCCTCAACATCGTTGAGATCCGCAAGCCTGAAATCGATGCCACCTTGGTCGCAGACAACATTGCACAGCAGCTGGAGCGCCGTGTGGCTTTCCGCCGTGCGATGAAGCGCTCTATTCAGTCTGCTATGCGTCTTGGCGCCCAGGGTATCCGCATCACATGCGGTGGCCGTCTTGGTGGTGCTGAGATTGCGCGTGTTGAGCAGTATCGTGAAGGGCGCGTTCCCCTTCACACCCTGCGTGCCGATATCGATTATGGCACCGCTACTGCGCACACGACCTATGGTTCATGCGGCGTCAAGGTTTGGATCTTCAAAGGTGAGATCCTCGCCCATGATCCTCTGGCCCAGGACCGTCGTGCTGCTGAGCAGGCTCCCCAGCGCTGA
- the rplV gene encoding 50S ribosomal protein L22, producing MSKPKTPRALSDSEAQAIARNIRISPRKLNLVAGMIRNQPVDKALGALTFSRRRIAQLVKKTLESAIANAENNHNLDVDTLIVRNAEVGKAIVMKRFHARARGRSARIEKFFSHLKIVVAVPGADEAPKAKKLPGQGKAKGRKLQNQKKAA from the coding sequence ATGAGCAAACCCAAAACCCCCCGTGCCCTATCTGATTCGGAAGCGCAGGCTATTGCCCGCAACATCCGTATCAGCCCGCGCAAACTCAACCTGGTGGCCGGCATGATCCGCAACCAGCCTGTTGACAAGGCTCTGGGTGCCCTCACATTCTCACGCCGACGCATTGCGCAGTTGGTCAAGAAGACCCTTGAAAGCGCCATCGCTAACGCTGAGAACAACCATAACCTTGATGTGGACACGCTCATTGTGCGCAATGCCGAAGTCGGCAAAGCGATTGTCATGAAGCGTTTTCACGCTCGTGCACGTGGCCGTTCCGCGCGCATTGAGAAATTTTTCAGTCACCTGAAAATCGTTGTGGCCGTTCCTGGCGCCGATGAAGCTCCCAAGGCTAAGAAGCTGCCCGGTCAAGGCAAGGCCAAAGGCCGCAAACTCCAGAACCAGAAGAAGGCTGCCTGA
- the rpsS gene encoding 30S ribosomal protein S19, translated as MARSVWKGPFVDGYLFGKAEKARASGRNEVIKIWSRRSTILPQFVGLTFGVHNGRKFLPVQVSEQMVGHKFGEFAPTRTYTGHGGDKKAKRG; from the coding sequence ATGGCACGTTCCGTCTGGAAAGGCCCGTTCGTCGACGGGTATCTCTTTGGTAAAGCTGAGAAGGCCCGTGCTTCGGGCCGTAACGAGGTGATCAAAATTTGGTCACGCCGTTCAACAATTCTTCCGCAGTTCGTTGGTTTGACGTTCGGCGTCCACAATGGTCGCAAGTTCCTGCCTGTGCAGGTTTCTGAGCAAATGGTCGGTCACAAGTTCGGTGAGTTCGCACCCACCCGCACTTACACCGGCCATGGTGGCGACAAGAAAGCAAAACGGGGCTAA
- the rplB gene encoding 50S ribosomal protein L2, whose amino-acid sequence MALKHFNPTTPSNRGTVLIDRSGLWKGKPVKTLTEGKHSTGGRNNYGRTTVRFRGGGHKRTYRFVDFKRRKFDVPGTVERIEYDPNRTAFIALVRYEDGELAYIIAPQRVKAGDNIMAGHQVDVRPGNAMPLGSMPVGTIVHNIELKQGAGGKLARSAGSYAQLVGKDAGYAQLKLQSGELRRVRGECMATVGAVSNPDNMNQHLGKAGRNRWLGRRPHNRGVVMNPVDHPHGGGEGRTSGGRNPVTPWGVPTKGYKTRTNKRTDNLIIRRRKTGK is encoded by the coding sequence ATGGCACTGAAACATTTTAATCCGACGACGCCCAGCAACCGTGGCACCGTCCTCATCGACCGCTCCGGTCTGTGGAAAGGCAAGCCGGTCAAGACGCTGACCGAAGGCAAGCACTCCACGGGTGGCCGCAACAACTATGGTCGTACCACGGTGCGTTTCCGTGGCGGCGGGCACAAGCGCACTTACCGTTTTGTGGACTTCAAACGCCGTAAGTTTGATGTTCCGGGCACTGTGGAACGTATTGAGTACGATCCTAATCGCACGGCCTTCATCGCCCTTGTTCGCTATGAAGACGGTGAATTGGCCTACATCATTGCCCCTCAGCGTGTGAAAGCTGGCGATAACATTATGGCCGGTCATCAGGTTGATGTCCGCCCTGGCAATGCGATGCCCTTGGGTTCCATGCCTGTTGGTACCATCGTCCACAACATTGAGCTGAAGCAGGGTGCTGGGGGCAAGCTGGCCCGTTCTGCTGGCTCTTACGCGCAGCTCGTTGGCAAGGACGCTGGCTATGCTCAGCTCAAGTTGCAGTCAGGGGAGCTGCGCCGTGTCCGCGGTGAATGTATGGCGACTGTTGGGGCCGTTTCTAACCCTGACAACATGAACCAGCACCTCGGCAAAGCTGGCCGTAATCGCTGGCTGGGCCGTCGTCCCCACAACCGTGGCGTGGTCATGAACCCAGTTGACCATCCACATGGTGGTGGTGAAGGCCGCACTTCAGGTGGTCGTAACCCTGTGACGCCGTGGGGTGTCCCCACCAAGGGTTACAAGACTCGCACCAACAAGCGCACGGACAACCTGATTATCCGTCGTCGCAAAACTGGCAAATAA
- a CDS encoding 50S ribosomal protein L23, with amino-acid sequence MTTIPVRNAKKAAASLSQARLFDVLRNPLITEKATNATEQNRIVFRVAGDATKPQIKTAVEKIFNVSVKSVRTLNQKGKVKRVKGRPGRRSDVKKAYVELAPGQAIDLTAKID; translated from the coding sequence ATGACCACCATTCCAGTCAGAAACGCCAAAAAAGCTGCCGCTTCGCTGTCACAGGCGCGTCTTTTCGATGTTCTGCGCAACCCGCTGATCACTGAAAAAGCCACCAACGCCACGGAACAGAACCGCATAGTGTTTCGTGTGGCCGGCGATGCGACTAAGCCGCAGATCAAAACAGCGGTGGAAAAAATCTTCAACGTGAGCGTCAAAAGCGTCCGTACCCTTAATCAGAAGGGTAAGGTCAAGCGCGTCAAAGGTCGTCCTGGGCGTCGTTCTGACGTCAAGAAGGCCTATGTCGAGCTCGCTCCTGGTCAGGCAATTGACCTGACCGCCAAGATCGACTGA
- the rplD gene encoding 50S ribosomal protein L4: MEHEVKTLDNGTAGSVSLAEDIFGILPRRDIMARVVNWQLAKRRAGTHATKGMGAVSGTTKKPYRQKGTGSARQGSLRAPQFRTGGVAHGPVSRSHAFKLPKKVRRLGLKSALSQKAADGKLVVLDRAEGVQKTKEAATRLQALGLLKSALIIDQAVDTSFGRAIANLPRIDALPTMGANVYDILNHDFLVVTQAALEGLKERLA; this comes from the coding sequence ATGGAACATGAAGTCAAAACTCTCGACAATGGCACTGCTGGCTCGGTGAGCCTCGCAGAAGACATTTTCGGTATTCTCCCCCGCCGCGACATCATGGCGCGTGTGGTGAACTGGCAGCTGGCTAAGCGTCGTGCTGGCACACATGCCACCAAAGGCATGGGCGCTGTTTCTGGCACTACTAAGAAGCCTTACCGCCAGAAAGGCACAGGTTCGGCCCGCCAGGGCTCACTGCGTGCCCCCCAGTTCCGTACTGGTGGCGTTGCTCATGGCCCAGTGAGCCGCTCACACGCTTTCAAGCTGCCTAAGAAAGTGCGTCGTCTCGGTTTGAAGTCAGCACTTTCTCAGAAGGCTGCTGATGGCAAACTGGTCGTGCTGGACCGGGCTGAAGGGGTGCAGAAAACCAAGGAAGCCGCCACACGCCTGCAGGCGCTGGGGCTGCTGAAATCTGCTCTGATCATTGATCAGGCTGTGGATACCTCCTTTGGTCGCGCCATCGCCAACCTGCCGCGCATTGATGCCCTTCCCACAATGGGTGCCAATGTCTACGACATTCTCAACCATGACTTCCTGGTGGTCACGCAGGCCGCCTTGGAAGGTCTGAAGGAGCGTCTGGCATGA
- the rplC gene encoding 50S ribosomal protein L3, with product MRTGLIAKKLGMSRIFKDDGTHVPVTVLILEDLEVVAQRTTEKDGYTALQLGFGAAKDKHLSKPNRSRFAKLGVAPKRKLVEFRVSEDALLPAGTQLSVAHFVAGQKVDVTGQSKGKGFAGAMKRHNFGGLEASHGVSISHRSHGSTGQRQDPGKVFKGKKMAGHMGDERVTTQNLEIAAVDPERNLIMVRGAVPGAKNGYVLVRDAIKKARHADAPYPTASQAPANGGAAE from the coding sequence ATGCGCACCGGATTGATTGCAAAAAAACTGGGTATGTCCCGGATTTTTAAGGACGATGGCACCCATGTGCCTGTAACCGTCCTGATCCTCGAGGATCTTGAAGTGGTGGCTCAGCGCACCACGGAGAAGGACGGCTACACAGCCCTTCAGCTTGGTTTTGGCGCTGCCAAGGACAAGCACCTCTCCAAACCTAACCGCAGCCGCTTTGCCAAACTCGGCGTGGCTCCTAAGCGCAAGCTTGTGGAATTCCGCGTTTCAGAGGATGCCCTCCTCCCAGCTGGCACGCAGCTTTCAGTGGCCCACTTTGTTGCAGGCCAGAAAGTGGACGTGACCGGCCAGAGCAAGGGCAAGGGCTTTGCAGGCGCCATGAAGCGCCACAACTTCGGGGGCCTCGAGGCTTCCCATGGCGTGTCCATCAGCCACCGTTCACACGGTTCGACAGGCCAGCGCCAAGACCCTGGCAAGGTGTTCAAGGGTAAGAAGATGGCCGGTCACATGGGCGATGAGCGCGTGACAACCCAGAACCTTGAGATCGCAGCCGTTGACCCCGAACGCAACCTCATCATGGTGCGCGGTGCCGTCCCAGGTGCCAAAAACGGTTACGTTCTCGTGCGTGATGCAATCAAGAAGGCCCGCCACGCGGATGCACCCTATCCGACCGCATCCCAGGCCCCTGCCAATGGTGGAGCCGCCGAGTGA
- the rpsJ gene encoding 30S ribosomal protein S10 → MEDQNIRIRLKAYDHRVLDNSTREIVNTAKRTGARVRGPIPLPTHIARFTVNRSPHVDKKSREQFEMRTHRRLLDIVEPTPQTVDALMKLDLAAGVDVEIKL, encoded by the coding sequence ATGGAAGATCAGAACATCCGCATACGCCTCAAAGCGTATGATCACCGCGTGCTGGACAACAGCACCCGTGAGATTGTTAACACTGCCAAACGAACCGGTGCCCGCGTGCGTGGCCCGATTCCCCTGCCAACCCACATTGCCCGTTTCACGGTTAACCGTTCCCCCCACGTGGACAAGAAGAGCCGCGAACAGTTCGAGATGCGCACTCACCGCCGCCTCCTCGACATCGTGGAACCGACTCCGCAGACCGTGGATGCCCTCATGAAGCTCGACCTCGCCGCTGGCGTTGACGTTGAGATTAAACTGTAA
- the tuf gene encoding elongation factor Tu, translating into MAKAKFERNKPHCNIGTIGHVDHGKTSLTAAITKTLAEAGGAEFSAYDMIDKAPEERARGITISTAHVEYETPKRHYAHVDCPGHADYVKNMITGAAQMDGAILVVSAADGPMPQTREHILLARQVGVPALVVFLNKVDQVDDPELLELVEMEVRELLSSYEFPGDEIPIIKGSALAVLEDGDAAIGKDRVKDLMDAVDSYIPQPERPIDRPFLMPIEDVFSISGRGTVVTGRVERGAVNVSDEVEIVGIRPTTKTTVTGVEMFRKLLDRGEAGDNIGALLRGTKREDVERGQVLAKPGSITPHTKFKAEAYILTKDEGGRHTPFFTNYRPQFYFRTTDVTGVVHLPEGTEMVMPGDNVAMDVELIAPIAMDEGLRFAIREGGRTVGAGVVSSITA; encoded by the coding sequence ATGGCAAAAGCTAAGTTTGAGCGGAATAAGCCGCATTGCAATATCGGCACCATCGGTCACGTCGACCATGGCAAGACGTCCCTGACCGCGGCGATCACCAAGACGCTGGCCGAGGCTGGTGGCGCCGAGTTCAGTGCTTACGACATGATCGACAAGGCCCCTGAAGAGCGCGCCCGTGGCATCACGATTTCAACGGCCCACGTTGAATATGAGACCCCGAAGCGTCACTACGCCCACGTCGACTGCCCCGGCCACGCCGACTACGTCAAGAACATGATCACCGGTGCGGCCCAGATGGACGGCGCCATCCTGGTGGTGTCCGCTGCTGACGGCCCCATGCCCCAGACGCGTGAGCACATCCTGCTTGCCCGTCAGGTCGGTGTGCCGGCTCTGGTGGTCTTCTTGAATAAGGTTGACCAGGTGGACGATCCTGAGCTGCTGGAACTGGTGGAAATGGAAGTTCGTGAGCTTCTGTCTTCCTACGAGTTCCCTGGCGATGAGATCCCCATCATCAAAGGTTCTGCTCTGGCCGTTCTGGAAGATGGCGACGCTGCCATTGGCAAGGACCGTGTCAAGGACCTGATGGATGCTGTTGATTCCTACATCCCCCAGCCCGAGCGCCCGATTGACCGTCCTTTCCTGATGCCAATCGAGGACGTGTTCTCCATCTCTGGTCGTGGCACTGTGGTGACGGGCCGTGTGGAACGTGGTGCCGTTAACGTCTCTGATGAAGTTGAGATCGTTGGCATCCGTCCCACCACCAAGACCACTGTCACAGGTGTGGAAATGTTCCGCAAGCTGCTTGACCGCGGCGAAGCTGGTGACAACATTGGCGCCCTGCTGCGTGGCACCAAGCGTGAAGATGTTGAGCGTGGCCAGGTGCTGGCCAAGCCTGGCTCCATCACGCCCCACACCAAGTTCAAGGCCGAGGCCTACATCCTGACGAAAGACGAAGGTGGCCGTCACACGCCATTCTTCACCAACTATCGTCCGCAGTTCTATTTCCGCACCACAGACGTCACTGGCGTTGTGCACCTGCCTGAAGGCACGGAAATGGTTATGCCTGGTGACAACGTCGCCATGGATGTCGAACTGATCGCCCCTATCGCCATGGATGAAGGCCTGCGCTTCGCTATTCGCGAAGGTGGTCGCACTGTTGGCGCAGGTGTGGTGTCTTCCATCACTGCCTGA